AAATTGAGTCTCCTCCAAAACATATGAATTGAATCTAATGGGATGCAACCAAGAACATATTTAGATAgttcacatgcacaaggaagaccgtgTGTAGTTCTCATAACACAACCACAAGTGGAAGGATTCTTGCCAGCATAATGTACACGCTCAAACTCagcagcaatctgatttaaagcatatcttgaaatcattccaagaagtctcttgtataaggtttttttaaagaCATATCCAActacatgtgtacttgtttcaaaggatgctttaatttcagtGTGCTGCAGcgtcatcatgttgttcatgacaTCCCAGACACTGCATAAGTCTCCAAGGTTATTCTGTAACATTCTTTTTAAAGCCCAGTGAGCAGATTCAAacctacatttcaaatacacaaataacaataaacatatacaacaataaaattccatcaattcatcaacgttaatagaaataattgaacattttcatacctgtttgttgttgtgtttcctaagtgcatcaccttatttgtCCAAGCAGTAACAAATTTTTTCTTGTGTGGGATTATCCATGTTTCGTTGACATaatcaacaaacattggccaaggtgaACAAGCCATTTCAAACTTTTTCAGGCATTCATCGAACTGTTGCTCAgaaggacaatcaaccaaacttCCCCAGGCATCCATGACATACTCCCAAGCATGTTTTGAACCAATTAATGATTTACATTTAGCcttgatattcttatttatgtgaaagttgcacaacaaatttgtacactcaggaaatacagttttcactgcattcatcaatgctagaTTTCTGTCAGTCACAATAACTCCAGGAAGGGCATCGCGTCTTAAAAATATACCTCGAAATCGTTTTAAAGCCCATACCACATTATTAAGACGTtcaccctccagatatgcaaaaccagcagagaatgtcatccctgttggtgtcaccccaacaaaatcaagtagtgggagtttgtacctgtttgttttgtaggtactgtctataaaaaataccaaattacatgcattgactaacttcactgtatcagggtgacaccaaaagatatcacgtACCACGTCTTTATCCTTTAATCTATgccaataaatatattgatcccgttcaagaagctttattagatgttgcatttcagtatcactTCTTCTAATGGAAG
This genomic interval from Glycine max cultivar Williams 82 chromosome 5, Glycine_max_v4.0, whole genome shotgun sequence contains the following:
- the LOC100804193 gene encoding uncharacterized protein isoform X1 produces the protein MDARSACRSSIRRSDTEMQHLIKLLERDQYIYWHRLKDKDVVRDIFWCHPDTVKLVNACNLVFFIDSTYKTNRYKLPLLDFVGVTPTGMTFSAGFAYLEGERLNNVVWALKRFRGIFLRRDALPGVIVTDRNLALMNAVKTVFPECTNLLCNFHINKNIKAKCKSLIGSKHAWEYVMDAWGSLVDCPSEQQFDECLKKFEMACSPWPMFVDYVNETWIIPHKKKFVTAWTNKVMHLGNTTTNRFESAHWALKRMLQNNLGDLCSVWDVMNNMMTLQHTEIKASFETSTHVVGYVFKKTLYKRLLGMISRYALNQIAAEFERVHYAGKNPSTCGCVMRTTHGLPCACELSKYVLGCIPLDSIHMFWRRLNFSDQGLSMFEVSIKEEIEIIFKRFEELDVCGKLMLKSKLREIAYPDQNSMCHPPAKVNTKGAPKKSMNRNPRSTKRDPSYWKYVDAFHSVQNSNSSVRHSVSSSYQPNPRRIMPMLDQFQSFIQDFIDNIVDVKPDRNCGYRSVASLLGMGENSWSLVCNHLLKELDKFSNDYIKLFGGMDRFKELRMSLLVDGLTKVNMDKWMDIIDMGYVIASRYNVILVLLSQQQSMTFFPLRSQPPTDSSVHRIICVGHVYNNHFVQVHSRYITLFLNLCNQLSTVELILFLHVQQVYLKDCCPLPPVSLLWSRNCYPQAKHWPTLYISRMQHYQSFMMFKRDYVDINED
- the LOC100804193 gene encoding uncharacterized protein isoform X2; amino-acid sequence: MDARSACRSSIRRSDTEMQHLIKLLERDQYIYWHRLKDKDVVRDIFWCHPDTVKLVNACNLVFFIDSTYKTNRYKLPLLDFVGVTPTGMTFSAGFAYLEGERLNNVVWALKRFRGIFLRRDALPGVIVTDRNLALMNAVKTVFPECTNLLCNFHINKNIKAKCKSLIGSKHAWEYVMDAWGSLVDCPSEQQFDECLKKFEMACSPWPMFVDYVNETWIIPHKKKFVTAWTNKVMHLGNTTTNRFESAHWALKRMLQNNLGDLCSVWDVMNNMMTLQHTEIKASFETSTHVVGYVFKKTLYKRLLGMISRYALNQIAAEFERVHYAGKNPSTCGCVMRTTHGLPCACELSKYVLGCIPLDSIHMFWRRLNFSDQGLSMFEVSIKEEIEIIFKRFEELDVCGKLMLKSKLREIAYPDQNSMCHPPAKVNTKGAPKKSMNRNPRSTKRDPSYWKYVDAFHSVQNSNSSVRHSVSSSYQPNPRRIMPMLDQFQSFIQDFIDNIVDVKPDRNCGYRSVASLLGMGENSWSLVCNHLLKELDKFSNDYIKLFGGMDRFKELRMSLLVDGLTKVNMDKWMDIIDMGYVIASRYNVILVLLSQQQSMTFFPLRSQPPTDSSVHRIICVGHVYNNHFVQVYLKDCCPLPPVSLLWSRNCYPQAKHWPTLYISRMQHYQSFMMFKRDYVDINED